Within the Pirellulales bacterium genome, the region CTAGAAGTTTTATTGTCGCGAGGCGATCTTCGCTGCGGCGATCACGTGGTCGGCGATCTGTTGCACGCCCGCCCCATGCTTGACTTGGGCGAAAATCGTCGGTCCGTCGCCGCGCATGGCCCGACTATCGCGCTGCATGACCGACAGATCGGCCCCGACCGCTTCGGCAAGATCGGTCTTATTGATCACGAGCAGATCCGATTGCGTGATGCCGGGGCCCCCTTTGCGTGGAATCTTGTCGCCTCCGGCCACGTCGATCACATAGATCGTGTAGTCGGCCAGCTCGCGACTGAAATCGGCTGCCAGATTGTCGCCGCCCGATTCAAGAATCAGCAGTTCCGGATGAAATCGCTCCTGGAGTTGTTCGAGGGCGACGAGATTCATCGTGATGTCCTCGCGAATCGCGGCGTGCGGGCAGCCCCCCGTTTCCACCGCCGAAATGCGCTCGGCCGGCAGCGCTTGATGGCGGGTCAGGAATTCGCCGTCTTCGCGCGTGAAAATGTCGTTGGTCACGATAGCCAGGGAATGCTTATCGCGCAGCGTACGGCACAAGGCCAGCACGAGCGCCGTCTTGCCGCTTCCCACCGGCCCGCCAATCCCCACCGTAAACGCGCGGCGGGCGAAATCGCGGTCGCCTCGAATCCCCGGCCGCTGATGAAACCAACCGGGATGCTCCATGCGCTCATGCGTGTGGCCGTGAGCAGGGGCGTTAGGGGCGAGGGACGCGTCGTGTACGTGGGTGTGGGTGTGGGAATCGTGCGAATGCTCGTGCGGATGCGAATGCGATCCATGCTCGTGCGAATGACCGTGCTCGTGCGAATGACCGTGGCCATGATGTTCGTGCTCGTGAGGCTCGTGCTCGTGGGGCGTCATCGGCGGCTACTCCGGCATAGGAAAATTGTCGCGTGGCTCAACTTTGAAACAGCCTAGAGTATATCCGATCGTGCATGATTTGCAGGACCTCCAGGGCGGGCGCCGTCTGGGCGGCATCTTCGGCACGCAGATGGCTTCGCCGGACTGCAACGTCTTCGACGTATCTCCCTAACCGAAACTGAATCGCCTGGGCTTCCAACGGCCCGACGATATTCAACCGCACGGCGCTCGATAGCAGCCCGCGGGCATTGATATAGAGAAACAACCGGACGGCTAGTTCCACGTCGATGGCCAACGCCGCGGTCATCGCGCCGAAGAGCGGGGCAAGATGTCCCTCGAATGCCCGGCTGCGCAATTGCCGGCCGATTTCGGCCAAGTCAGGCAACCCGAATGCCCGTTCGGCAGCGACCACGAGTGCCCGGCCTTGCGCGAGGCTGGCGCGGTTGGCCACCTGGTTGCTCAGCATGGCGTGGCACAACCGATCGAGTTCCACGAGGCGCGACGGTTCGAGGCAAGCGGTTCGCACCAGCGGGGCCATGCTTTCCGCCGTTTGCACGAGTTGGGCTTCGATAAATTCGCGCAGGCGGCCGGCGTCGGCCACTTGGCCGCATCGCCATGCCGCTTCCACTCCACCGGAATGGGCGAACCCGCCCGACGGAAATGTTGCGTCAGCGAGCTGCCAAACGAGCCAATCGCTAGCGTGCATCAGGCGGAATTTTCGGGGCGGTATTAACTATTCGTGGCCGGAAGACTTTTTTTTCTGAAGCCCGGCCGCGGTGCCCGGCGAAGCCCCACCGCGAAGCCCCGGGGCACTATCCGAACTCTCCCCCATCGGGATGCGGTGTGAGCCATTGTGTATAATGCGAGAGCGTTCTACCAGGAGCAGCCATGGCAATGTCGAAGGATTTCGAGCGGGCGCTGCCGACGGTGCAGTTCCGTCTGCGGACGATGTTGTTGGCCGTGACGGCCTGCGGGGCTTGCCTGGCCATGATGCACGTGATTGGGCCCGTTTGGTCGGCGATTCTGTGCATCTTGCTTTTGCTGGCCGCGGGGCATGTCGTCGGCAACGTGCTGGGCAATCGGCTCCGCGACGAAGCCACGGCGGCCGCATCGCAAAACGTCGGAGGGCGGCCTGTGTGTTCGGCCGTCGCCATTCGGCCAAAGCCGGCCAAAAAGCTTGCGGTGCGGGCTCCGCTCGGAAGATGGATTTCAGTGCTGACATTGATCGGGGCCGTCGGCGGGGGCACGCTCGGCGAAGTGTTGTTTTCCGGCCATGCGATGCATGCCGCTTTGATTGTCGGCTCGGTGTCGGCGGCCGTGATCGGAGGATTTGCGGCCTTCTTGGCCGGCAGTTTCTTCAGCGTTGGCCTGTCCGCGGCGTGGCAAGCCCACTGCGACAAACCGGCCGTCCCCCCGATCCAGGATCTCGCGGCGCCACAGGCCCCGGCGCGGTCGATTTCGGTGCGGTAGATCGCGGTGCGGTAGATTTCGGTCGAAACGTCGGGCGCCGCTTCCCGGCTAGCTCGTAGCACCGGCGGTGCGCCGCGCCTATAATTGTTGCGGTATCTGTGTCCGGCCGTCGGGGAACGCGAAATGGACGACGCCTACGATCCGCTGTATCTGAAAGGAATCGAGCATTTCAACGTGTGCGATTTCTACGAAAGCCACGAAATCTGGGAAGAGCTTTGGACTGAATATCGCGGACCATCGCGGAAGTTTTATCAGGGGCTGATCCAAGCGGCCGTGGCCCTGTATCATTTCGGAAATGGAAACATTCGGGGCGCCAAGAAATTGTACGCGAGCACGCGGGGATATTTGGAGCCGTATCGGCCAATGCACTTGGGCCTCGATGTGAACCAGTTTTTGAGCCAGTTCGAGAATTGTTTTGCGGAAGTGGCGGTTACGACCGAAGAATTTCCGCAGATCGATATCAACGCGGAATTGATCCCGGAAATCCACCTCGATCCGCCGGCCACGGCGGAAAATTTGGAATAGGTGCGACCGATCCCCTTTCGGAAGCCGACGGCCAAGACGAATTGCGGTGTGCCACCCGGCAATGCCCGGTCGGCGACGTTTGCTATCGGAGCGTTCATGGAGTTGCCCGAGGATTTATCGTTTTCGCCGGAACAGTTTTCGGGCAAGGCGCGGCTCTTCCCTTTGCCGAATCTGGTGGTGTTTCCGCATGTCATGCAGCCGCTGCATATTTTCGAGCCGCGCTATCGGGCGATGCTCGAGGAAGCGCTGACCGACGACGGCTTGATCGGCATGGTCCTTCTGGCGCCCGGCTGGGAAGCGAACTACGAAGGGCGGCCGGAACTGCGGCCGGTGGGCTGCTTGTGCCGAGTGGCGACGCATCACCGCACGACCGAGGGTTCGTACAACGTGTTGGTGCTCGGCTTGCGGCGGCTCAAGATCGTGCGCGAATTGCCCCCCAAGAAATCCTTCCGCGAGGCTGAAGTCGAGTTGTGCGAAGATGTCTATTCCGAATCCGGAGCTGCCGCTCGCGGGCGATTGCAGCTCCGGCTGCTGGAGGCGTTCAAGCGCGTGCTGCCGAAGATTCCCGAGGCGCAAGAGCAAATGGACCAGTTGCTGGGGGGCCAGACTCCATTGGGAATGCTCACCGATATCATCGCCTACACGCTCGAAATCGACTTGCAATTCAAGGAGCGGATGCTGGCCGAGACGTGCGTCGACCGCCGGGCGCAGCAATTGTTGGAATTCTTGGGCCGGGTCCGGCGGCTGACGTTTCCGCCCGAGTTTAGCTTGAACTGACCGCACTCGCACCGCACGGCGATCGACCGGAAAAATAAGTCTCTGCCGCAAACCTCTCCCCTTGCGGCAAAAGGCCGGATGAGGGGTTTCAAGATAAATCGGAAGTTGCTTTTTGGGCGAACTTAAGCAGAGTCACGATATTGCAACATGATGAATCCAATCTCAACGGAATCTTGCGCCGGCAGCTTGGCGGCCGAAATCGACGGCCAGAACAACGCGGCAATGCCGGGGGTCGATCTGCCGCGCATCGAAAAAGCGGTGCGCGAAATTCTCGCGGCGGTCGGCGAGGATCCGGATCGCGAGGGCCTGCTGGAAACGCCGGCCCGAGTCGCGCGCATGTATGCCGAACTGCTGGCCGGATTGCGAGAAGATCCGCGGCAACACTTGAAAAAATTCTTCCACGAGAAATACGACGAAATCGTTCTCGTTCGCGATATCGGCTTCAACAGCCTTTGCGAGCACCATTTGCTCCCCTTCATCGGTCATGCCCATATCGGCTATTTGCCCAATGGCCGCGTGATCGGCTTGAGCAAGCTCGCCCGGGTGGTGGAGGTGGTGGCGCGCCGGCCGCAGGTTCAGGAGCGGATGACCGAAACAATCGCCGATCTCTTGGTCGAAGAGCTCGATGCCAAAGGCGTAGCGGTCGTGATCGAGGCCAGCCACTCCTGCATGACCGTTCGCGGCGTGCGCAAGCCGGGCAGCGTCTGTGTTACCTCGGCGATGAAAGGCATTTTCCGGGCAAATCTTTCCAGCCGCTCCGAAGTGATGACGCTGATCTACGGCAACCGGCGGTAAATGACGAATTTCGAATGACGAATGACGAATGACGAAGCGATTGCAAAGCCGCGCTGCCGTTGGCCATTAGACATTCGTTATTAGGCATCCGCCATTCTTTGGTCATTCCTTCCTCATTGGTGCTTCGTCATTCGTCGTTTCCAAATGCTAGACTTGTAGACCATGCAAGTCGTTTTGTTCGAAGACGATCGGGTCGATCAGTTGGCGCCGCTCACGATGGGCCGGCCGGCCTATGCCATCGGCTGCGCCGGCTATCGGCTCATCGAATTGGTCGAATCGTTGGGCCCGGTGCACGTGATCGTGCGCGATTATCTGCGCGATTTGGAAATGGCCGATGGCCGCCGCGTCCTCGTTGCCGGTGAACCTGCATCCGGCAGTCAAGCGGCCGATGCGGCGATTATCGCCGTCAACGCCCGGCTCGCGCCCGGCGTGGCGAATTGCGATCTCTTGCGTCGGCTCGCGAATGCGGATCGCTCGGCGATCGCGGTTGCCGGCGAAAGCGTTGCCGCGGCATTCATCAAGCATCCGCCGCGGCATCTTTTCGCCGCGAGTGCCGTTGAGTTTTCCGCAGCAATTCGCCGCCTGGAATTGCCGGCCGTCGCGGCCGACTTGCGCTTGCTGGAATATCCGCACGATGTGATCCGCGAACATCAACGATCGCTGAGGGAAAACCTCGAATTCCGCATCCGAGACGGTTTTCGCCAGCATTCCGACGGCCTGTTCGTCGCCGAAGGCGTTACGATCGGCGAGCATCTGGTGACCAACACGCAAGCCGGGCCGATCGTGCTCGACGCCGGCGCTTCGCTCGGGCCGTTTTGCTACTTGAGCGGGCCGGCGTATGTCGGCCCCGGCGCGCGGCTGATCGAGATGGCCGTGCTCAAAGACGGCGTGGCCATCGGCGCGCGGGCCAAGATCGGCGGCGAGATCGAAACCTCGATCGTCGAACCGTTGAGCAACAAGCAGCATCACGGATTCTTGGGGCACAGCTACGTCGGCAGTTGGGTGAATCTCGGCGCCGGCACTTCGAACAGCGACCTGAAAAACACCTACGGCTCGGTGACGATGGACTACGGTGGCCGCCGCGTGCCGAGCGGCATGCAGCTTGTCGGCTGCTTTATCGGCGACTATGCCAAGACGGCCGTCAACACCGGCATCTTCACGGGCAAGGCGATCGGCGTGTGCAGCATGGCCTATGGGTTCGTGACGACGAATGTGCCCGGCTTCACCAATTATGCCCGATCGATGGGGCAGGTGACGGAGATCGGCCTCGACGTGGCCGTGGCCACCCAAGCCCGGATGTTCGCCCGCCGCGGCATCGAACAGCGCGTGTGCGACGTCGATTTGCTCCGTTCGCTTTTCGAACTGACGCGCCCCGAGCGAGCGAATTTCGGCACGCCCCTGCCGCCGGAGCCCTTGTCGCTGTAGCAACCAGCCGGCTTTCGGTGGTGATGCGCGAAATACAACCGCTCGCTCGCGCGAAAACTCCGCAAATCCGGCATGGGCATTCTCGTGTGCAGCCCCGGATCATCCGCGCGGCTGAAGCGGCGGCGCCAGCGGCGCCGTTCCGTTGATTGCTTCACTGGCGGCCGACGGCTAAACTACTGGGGCCCATCGAACTTCGTCTCCGATCGATCGACACCGTTCGATCCGATTGCTGGCCATCATGACTGCAGGATCGTTTGGATGCCCACTTCGAAGGTTTCTCGGCGGAAAGTTTTGGGATACGCGGCAAGCGGCGTAGCCCTGCCTTATCTCATCCCCTCCGGTGTGCTCGCGTCGCCCGGAAAGCCGGGGGCCAACGACCGCGTTGTCATCGGCTTTATCGGCACGGGGCACCGCGCTAATCAACTGATGGACCAAGTGCCGGCGGGGGGCAAGATCGTGGCGATCGCCGATTGT harbors:
- the ureG gene encoding urease accessory protein UreG; amino-acid sequence: MTPHEHEPHEHEHHGHGHSHEHGHSHEHGSHSHPHEHSHDSHTHTHVHDASLAPNAPAHGHTHERMEHPGWFHQRPGIRGDRDFARRAFTVGIGGPVGSGKTALVLALCRTLRDKHSLAIVTNDIFTREDGEFLTRHQALPAERISAVETGGCPHAAIREDITMNLVALEQLQERFHPELLILESGGDNLAADFSRELADYTIYVIDVAGGDKIPRKGGPGITQSDLLVINKTDLAEAVGADLSVMQRDSRAMRGDGPTIFAQVKHGAGVQQIADHVIAAAKIASRQ
- a CDS encoding urease accessory UreF family protein — translated: MHASDWLVWQLADATFPSGGFAHSGGVEAAWRCGQVADAGRLREFIEAQLVQTAESMAPLVRTACLEPSRLVELDRLCHAMLSNQVANRASLAQGRALVVAAERAFGLPDLAEIGRQLRSRAFEGHLAPLFGAMTAALAIDVELAVRLFLYINARGLLSSAVRLNIVGPLEAQAIQFRLGRYVEDVAVRRSHLRAEDAAQTAPALEVLQIMHDRIYSRLFQS
- a CDS encoding DUF309 domain-containing protein, whose amino-acid sequence is MDDAYDPLYLKGIEHFNVCDFYESHEIWEELWTEYRGPSRKFYQGLIQAAVALYHFGNGNIRGAKKLYASTRGYLEPYRPMHLGLDVNQFLSQFENCFAEVAVTTEEFPQIDINAELIPEIHLDPPATAENLE
- a CDS encoding LON peptidase substrate-binding domain-containing protein; the protein is MPPGNARSATFAIGAFMELPEDLSFSPEQFSGKARLFPLPNLVVFPHVMQPLHIFEPRYRAMLEEALTDDGLIGMVLLAPGWEANYEGRPELRPVGCLCRVATHHRTTEGSYNVLVLGLRRLKIVRELPPKKSFREAEVELCEDVYSESGAAARGRLQLRLLEAFKRVLPKIPEAQEQMDQLLGGQTPLGMLTDIIAYTLEIDLQFKERMLAETCVDRRAQQLLEFLGRVRRLTFPPEFSLN
- the folE gene encoding GTP cyclohydrolase I FolE encodes the protein MPGVDLPRIEKAVREILAAVGEDPDREGLLETPARVARMYAELLAGLREDPRQHLKKFFHEKYDEIVLVRDIGFNSLCEHHLLPFIGHAHIGYLPNGRVIGLSKLARVVEVVARRPQVQERMTETIADLLVEELDAKGVAVVIEASHSCMTVRGVRKPGSVCVTSAMKGIFRANLSSRSEVMTLIYGNRR
- a CDS encoding putative sugar nucleotidyl transferase; translated protein: MQVVLFEDDRVDQLAPLTMGRPAYAIGCAGYRLIELVESLGPVHVIVRDYLRDLEMADGRRVLVAGEPASGSQAADAAIIAVNARLAPGVANCDLLRRLANADRSAIAVAGESVAAAFIKHPPRHLFAASAVEFSAAIRRLELPAVAADLRLLEYPHDVIREHQRSLRENLEFRIRDGFRQHSDGLFVAEGVTIGEHLVTNTQAGPIVLDAGASLGPFCYLSGPAYVGPGARLIEMAVLKDGVAIGARAKIGGEIETSIVEPLSNKQHHGFLGHSYVGSWVNLGAGTSNSDLKNTYGSVTMDYGGRRVPSGMQLVGCFIGDYAKTAVNTGIFTGKAIGVCSMAYGFVTTNVPGFTNYARSMGQVTEIGLDVAVATQARMFARRGIEQRVCDVDLLRSLFELTRPERANFGTPLPPEPLSL